In Fusobacterium periodonticum ATCC 33693, the following are encoded in one genomic region:
- a CDS encoding metal ABC transporter permease translates to MLETFRNFLINLAEQGSIPASFKYGFVINAMICALLIGPILGGIGTMVVTKKMAFFSEAVGHAAMTGIAIGVLLGEPFSAPYISLFTYCILFGLIINYTKNRTKMSSDTLIGVFLAISIALGGSLLIYVSAKVNSHALESILFGSILTVSDTDIYILVVSAIIIGFVLVPYLNRMLLASFNPNLAIVRGVNVKLIEYIFIIIVTVITIASVKIVGSILVEALLLIPAAAAKNLSKSIKGFVSYSVIFALISCLLGVYLPIHFDISIPSGGAIIIISSAIFIITVIIRMLFRNFAEGE, encoded by the coding sequence ATGTTAGAAACTTTTAGAAATTTCTTGATAAATTTAGCTGAGCAAGGTAGTATTCCAGCTTCTTTTAAGTATGGTTTCGTTATCAATGCTATGATATGTGCATTGCTTATAGGGCCAATACTTGGAGGAATAGGAACTATGGTAGTTACAAAGAAAATGGCTTTCTTTTCAGAAGCAGTAGGACATGCTGCTATGACAGGTATAGCTATAGGTGTACTACTTGGAGAACCTTTTTCAGCACCATATATTTCACTTTTTACTTATTGTATATTATTTGGATTGATTATCAATTATACAAAGAATAGAACAAAGATGTCCTCAGATACTCTGATAGGAGTTTTCCTAGCAATTTCAATAGCTTTAGGAGGATCACTTCTTATCTATGTATCAGCTAAGGTAAATTCACATGCCTTAGAAAGTATATTATTTGGTTCTATACTTACAGTGAGTGATACTGATATATATATCTTAGTTGTATCAGCAATTATAATTGGTTTTGTGCTAGTACCATATCTAAATAGAATGTTACTTGCAAGCTTTAATCCAAATCTAGCAATAGTAAGAGGAGTAAATGTAAAATTAATAGAGTATATTTTTATTATAATTGTTACAGTTATTACAATAGCCTCAGTAAAAATAGTAGGATCTATACTTGTTGAAGCCTTATTATTAATTCCAGCTGCAGCAGCAAAGAACTTATCAAAATCTATAAAAGGTTTTGTAAGTTATTCAGTAATCTTTGCTCTTATAAGTTGTCTATTAGGAGTGTATTTACCAATACATTTTGATATATCAATTCCATCAGGTGGAGCAATAATAATAATTTCATCAGCTATCTTTATTATTACAGTTATTATTAGAATGTTATTTAGAAACTTTGCAGAAGGAGAATAG
- a CDS encoding metal ABC transporter ATP-binding protein produces the protein MSGLEIQIKDLNLVLSGNEILENINLTVKAGEVHCLVGPNGGGKTSLLRCVLGQMPFTGHIEMNYEKDKVIGYVPQVLDFERTLPITVEDFMAMTNQKRPCFLGISKKHKETVDNLLKKLGVYEKKKRLLGNLSGGERQRVLLAQALFPRPNLLILDEPLTGIDKAGEDYFKEIIKELKEEGITILWIHHNLAQVKELADTVTCIKKRMIFSGDPKEELREDKIMRIFE, from the coding sequence ATGAGTGGACTTGAAATTCAAATAAAAGATTTAAATCTAGTACTATCAGGAAATGAGATTTTAGAGAATATTAATTTGACAGTTAAGGCAGGAGAAGTTCATTGCCTTGTAGGTCCTAATGGTGGAGGGAAAACTTCACTATTAAGATGTGTACTAGGACAAATGCCTTTTACGGGTCACATAGAAATGAATTATGAAAAAGATAAAGTGATAGGATATGTTCCTCAAGTTTTAGATTTTGAAAGAACTTTACCTATTACTGTTGAAGATTTCATGGCTATGACTAATCAAAAAAGACCTTGTTTCCTTGGTATATCTAAAAAGCATAAAGAAACAGTTGATAACCTTCTAAAAAAATTAGGAGTTTATGAAAAGAAAAAAAGATTATTGGGAAATTTATCAGGTGGAGAAAGACAAAGAGTGTTATTAGCTCAAGCTCTTTTCCCGAGACCTAATCTTTTAATTCTAGATGAACCTTTGACTGGTATAGATAAGGCTGGAGAAGATTATTTCAAAGAAATAATAAAGGAATTAAAAGAAGAAGGTATAACAATTCTTTGGATACACCATAATCTAGCTCAAGTAAAAGAGTTAGCAGACACTGTTACTTGTATAAAGAAAAGAATGATTTTCAGTGGAGATCCAAAAGAAGAATTAAGAGAAGATAAAATTATGAGAATATTTGAATAA
- a CDS encoding metal ABC transporter solute-binding protein, Zn/Mn family, giving the protein MYKKLLAILMLIFSFSVMAKDKLKIGVTLQPYYSFVANTVKDKAEVIPVVRLDKYDSHSYQPKPEDIKRINELDVLVVNGVGHDEFIFDILNAADRKKEIKVIYANKNVSLMPIAGSIRGEKVMNPHTFISITTSIQQVYNIAKELGEIDPANKEFYLKNSREYAKKLRKLKADALNEVKKLGNIEIRVATLHGGYDYLLSEFGIDVKAVIEPSHGAQPSAADLEKVIKIIKNEKIDIIFGEKNFNNKFVDTIHKETGVEVRSLSHMTNGAYELDSFEKFIKIDLDEVVKAIKDVAAKKGKK; this is encoded by the coding sequence ATGTACAAAAAGTTATTGGCGATTTTAATGTTAATTTTTAGTTTTTCAGTTATGGCAAAAGATAAATTAAAAATAGGTGTTACTTTACAACCTTACTACAGTTTTGTAGCTAATACAGTAAAGGATAAGGCAGAAGTTATACCAGTTGTAAGACTAGATAAATATGATTCTCATAGTTATCAACCAAAACCTGAAGATATCAAAAGAATTAATGAATTAGATGTTCTTGTAGTAAATGGAGTAGGGCATGATGAATTTATCTTTGATATTTTAAATGCAGCAGATAGAAAGAAAGAAATAAAAGTTATTTATGCAAATAAAAATGTTTCTTTAATGCCTATAGCAGGTTCAATTAGGGGAGAAAAAGTTATGAACCCTCATACTTTTATCTCTATAACAACTTCAATTCAACAAGTATATAACATAGCTAAAGAATTAGGAGAAATAGATCCAGCTAACAAAGAATTTTACTTAAAGAATTCAAGAGAATATGCTAAAAAATTAAGAAAATTAAAAGCAGATGCTCTAAATGAAGTGAAAAAATTAGGAAATATAGAAATAAGGGTTGCAACTCTACATGGTGGATATGATTATTTACTATCTGAATTTGGTATAGATGTTAAAGCTGTTATAGAACCATCTCATGGTGCTCAACCAAGTGCAGCAGACTTAGAAAAAGTTATTAAAATAATTAAAAATGAAAAAATAGATATAATTTTTGGTGAAAAGAACTTTAATAACAAATTCGTAGATACTATTCATAAAGAAACAGGTGTTGAAGTTAGATCTCTATCTCATATGACAAATGGTGCTTATGAATTAGATAGTTTTGAAAAATTTATAAAAATAGATTTAGATGAAGTTGTAAAAGCAATTAAAGACGTAGCAGCTAAAAAAGGAAAGAAATAA
- a CDS encoding metal ABC transporter solute-binding protein, Zn/Mn family, whose amino-acid sequence MKKILVLMFLVLNVLAMAEEKLKIGITLLPYYSFVANIVKDRAEVIPIVKAEGFDSHTYQPKVEDIERASKVDAIVVNGVGHDEFVYKIIDAVDKKDRPVIINANKDVSLMPVAGTLGNEKIMDSHTFISITAAIQQVHNITKELIKLDPKNKDFYLANSREYVKKLRKLKTDALKEVQDVNGTDVRVATFLGGYNYLLSEFGIDVKAVLEPTHGSQISMSSLQKMIEKIKKEKIEVIFGEKNYSDEYVSIIKNETGIEVRKLEHLTTGAYRADSFEKFIKVDLDEVVSAIKYVKNKSKNRTKK is encoded by the coding sequence ATGAAAAAAATATTAGTTTTAATGTTTTTGGTATTAAATGTTTTAGCGATGGCAGAAGAAAAACTGAAAATAGGCATAACTTTGTTACCTTACTATAGCTTTGTAGCAAATATAGTAAAAGATAGAGCAGAAGTTATCCCCATAGTAAAGGCAGAAGGTTTTGATTCTCACACTTATCAGCCTAAGGTTGAAGATATAGAAAGAGCTTCAAAGGTAGATGCCATTGTTGTAAATGGTGTAGGACATGATGAGTTTGTGTATAAAATCATAGATGCAGTTGATAAAAAGGATAGACCTGTTATCATCAATGCTAATAAAGATGTCTCACTTATGCCAGTTGCAGGTACATTAGGTAATGAAAAGATTATGGATTCACATACTTTCATATCTATAACTGCTGCAATTCAACAGGTACATAATATAACAAAAGAATTAATAAAGTTAGATCCTAAGAATAAGGATTTCTATCTTGCTAATTCAAGAGAATATGTAAAAAAATTAAGAAAATTAAAAACAGATGCTTTAAAAGAAGTTCAAGATGTAAACGGAACAGATGTCAGAGTTGCCACTTTCTTAGGTGGATATAACTATCTATTATCTGAATTTGGAATAGATGTTAAGGCAGTTTTAGAGCCAACACATGGCTCACAAATAAGTATGTCATCACTTCAAAAAATGATAGAAAAAATAAAGAAAGAAAAGATAGAAGTAATTTTTGGAGAAAAGAACTATAGTGATGAATATGTGTCTATAATTAAGAATGAAACAGGAATAGAGGTTAGAAAGTTAGAACACTTAACAACAGGTGCCTATAGAGCTGATAGCTTTGAAAAATTTATCAAAGTTGACCTAGATGAAGTTGTAAGTGCTATTAAATATGTTAAAAATAAAAGTAAAAATAGAACTAAGAAATAA
- a CDS encoding DUF6162 family protein — translation MIKINTYVVKPLSSKKENIFLILAFVVLILLAGIALKIRHRTDYEIDLQENEIISYEVLDNIELGLYSDIKNSLVDIAQLKAENNALPEIEDLVTEEIPPYFKDVTWEQRGAMEWKKIKHDNEDYYVGIGNEKIGTFLIKFNDANIDESDIFYMKDKVSFEEIEKNFEKYEHIMKKIVPYTGNDERQKYIAK, via the coding sequence GTGATAAAAATTAATACTTATGTTGTAAAACCACTTAGCTCAAAAAAGGAAAATATATTCCTTATTTTAGCTTTTGTTGTCCTGATTCTTTTGGCAGGTATAGCTTTAAAAATTAGACATAGAACTGACTATGAAATAGATTTACAAGAGAATGAAATAATTTCTTATGAAGTTTTAGATAACATAGAACTAGGTCTATACTCTGATATAAAAAATTCTTTAGTGGATATTGCTCAATTAAAAGCAGAAAATAATGCTTTACCTGAAATAGAAGATTTAGTGACAGAAGAAATTCCACCTTACTTCAAAGATGTAACTTGGGAGCAAAGAGGGGCAATGGAATGGAAAAAAATTAAACATGATAATGAAGATTACTATGTTGGTATAGGAAATGAAAAGATTGGAACTTTCCTTATAAAGTTCAATGATGCGAATATAGATGAAAGTGATATTTTCTATATGAAAGATAAGGTTAGCTTTGAAGAAATAGAAAAGAACTTTGAGAAATACGAACATATAATGAAAAAAATAGTTCCCTATACAGGTAATGATGAAAGACAGAAATACATTGCCAAATAG
- a CDS encoding peptidylprolyl isomerase, which produces MKKLFKLLSIIGLSLIFLVSCSSVKSTMKSVTSVFKDPVKYNNVTATFVTTQGEITFYLYPEAAPITVANFINLAKRGFYNNTKFTRSVENFMVQGGDPTGTGMGGPGYVIPDEFVEWLDFYQPGMLAMANAGPNTGGSQFFMTFAPADWLNGVHTIFGEVRSEGDAIKVRKLEMGDVIKEVRISENGDFFLGLFKPQVEEWNRILDREYPNLKQYPVRDVTAQEVEAYKEELDNLYTKKEKKNQDTFEYPITKFIRGVFNKVGGYTPRESVISN; this is translated from the coding sequence ATGAAAAAATTATTTAAATTATTAAGCATTATAGGGCTATCACTTATTTTTTTAGTGAGCTGTAGTTCTGTAAAATCTACAATGAAATCAGTAACTAGTGTATTTAAAGATCCAGTTAAATACAATAATGTAACAGCAACTTTCGTTACTACTCAAGGAGAAATAACATTTTATCTTTATCCAGAAGCAGCTCCTATTACAGTGGCTAACTTCATTAACCTTGCAAAGAGAGGTTTCTATAACAATACAAAATTCACTCGTTCAGTTGAAAACTTTATGGTACAAGGTGGAGACCCTACTGGAACAGGAATGGGTGGACCTGGTTATGTAATACCTGATGAATTCGTTGAATGGTTAGATTTTTATCAACCAGGAATGTTAGCTATGGCAAATGCAGGACCTAACACAGGTGGTTCTCAATTCTTTATGACATTTGCACCAGCAGATTGGTTAAATGGAGTGCATACTATCTTTGGTGAAGTTCGTTCAGAAGGAGATGCAATAAAAGTTAGAAAACTAGAAATGGGAGACGTTATAAAAGAAGTTAGAATTTCTGAGAATGGAGATTTCTTCTTAGGATTATTCAAACCTCAAGTAGAAGAATGGAATAGAATACTAGATAGAGAATATCCTAATTTAAAACAATACCCTGTAAGAGATGTAACAGCTCAAGAAGTTGAAGCATACAAAGAAGAATTAGATAACTTATACACTAAGAAAGAAAAGAAAAACCAAGATACTTTTGAATACCCTATAACTAAATTTATTAGAGGTGTATTTAATAAAGTTGGTGGCTATACTCCAAGAGAATCTGTAATAAGTAATTAA
- a CDS encoding ABC transporter permease: protein MSNKLDRRKTSFVIFVLTMIFFYLPLAVLVIYSFNNGKGMAWQGFSLRWYKELFRHSSNIWKAFYYSIFIALISSFVSTIIGTFGAIALKWFDFKGKKYLKNISILPLVVPDIIIGVSLLIMFATVKFKLGITTIFLAHTTFNIPYVLFIILSRLDEFDYSVVEAAYDLGATNRQTLTKVIIPMLLPAIMSAFLMALTLSFDDFVITFFVSGPGSSTLPLRIYSMIRLGVSPVVNALSVLLIAISILLTLSTKKLQKNFIK, encoded by the coding sequence ATGTCAAATAAACTAGATAGAAGAAAAACATCTTTTGTAATTTTTGTTTTGACTATGATATTCTTTTACTTACCGCTTGCTGTTCTGGTTATTTATTCTTTCAATAATGGAAAGGGTATGGCTTGGCAAGGTTTTTCTTTAAGATGGTATAAAGAATTGTTTAGACACTCAAGCAATATATGGAAGGCTTTTTATTACAGTATATTTATTGCCTTGATTTCATCATTTGTTTCAACAATTATAGGAACATTTGGAGCCATAGCTTTGAAATGGTTTGATTTTAAAGGTAAAAAATACTTAAAAAATATAAGTATTTTACCACTTGTTGTACCAGATATTATAATAGGAGTATCTCTTCTTATAATGTTTGCAACAGTGAAATTTAAACTAGGGATTACAACAATATTCTTAGCACATACAACTTTTAATATCCCTTATGTTTTATTTATTATACTTTCAAGGCTTGATGAATTTGATTATTCAGTTGTAGAAGCAGCCTATGATTTAGGAGCAACGAATAGACAGACTTTAACAAAGGTTATCATTCCAATGTTATTGCCAGCAATAATGTCAGCATTCTTAATGGCATTAACACTTTCATTTGATGATTTTGTAATAACTTTCTTTGTTTCAGGGCCTGGTTCTTCAACTCTACCACTTAGAATATATTCTATGATAAGACTAGGGGTTTCTCCAGTAGTAAATGCTCTGTCAGTTCTATTGATAGCTATCTCAATTTTATTGACATTATCAACAAAAAAATTACAAAAGAATTTCATTAAATAG
- a CDS encoding ABC transporter permease yields MKKNSKLGLGYSLPINIWLTLFFLIPILIILSYSFLKRSTYGGVEFKLSFETFNIFVDKVFLTILVNTIYISVLITIFTVLIAIPISYYIARSRHKQELLFLIIIPFWTNFLVRIYSWIALLGNNGFINHFLMKFHLINEPIKMLYNVPAVVLISVYTSLPFAILPLYAVVEKFDFSLLDAARDLGATNFQAFRKVFLPNIKAGIITSTIFTLIPALGSYAVPKLVGGTNSLMLGNVIAQHLTVTRNWPLASTISGALIVLTSIVLWVFSKYEEKENKVGEKNVK; encoded by the coding sequence GTGAAAAAAAATAGTAAATTAGGATTAGGTTATTCTTTACCAATAAATATTTGGTTAACTTTATTTTTTCTTATTCCTATTTTAATTATTCTTTCTTATTCTTTTTTGAAAAGAAGCACCTATGGTGGAGTGGAGTTTAAATTATCATTTGAAACATTTAATATATTTGTGGATAAGGTATTTTTAACTATACTTGTGAACACTATATATATTTCAGTATTAATAACTATTTTTACTGTCTTAATAGCTATACCGATTTCATATTATATAGCTAGGTCAAGACATAAACAGGAACTTCTGTTTTTAATAATCATACCTTTTTGGACAAATTTTTTAGTTAGAATATATTCTTGGATAGCTCTTTTAGGGAATAATGGTTTCATAAATCACTTTCTTATGAAATTTCATCTAATTAATGAGCCTATAAAAATGCTATACAATGTTCCAGCTGTTGTTTTAATTTCAGTGTATACAAGTCTACCTTTTGCAATTTTACCTCTGTATGCGGTGGTAGAAAAGTTTGATTTTTCACTTTTAGATGCAGCAAGGGACTTAGGGGCAACTAACTTCCAAGCTTTTAGAAAGGTGTTTCTTCCTAATATCAAAGCAGGAATAATAACTTCAACTATTTTTACTTTGATACCAGCTTTAGGATCTTATGCAGTACCTAAATTGGTTGGAGGAACAAACTCTCTAATGCTAGGAAATGTTATAGCACAACATTTAACAGTTACAAGAAACTGGCCTCTAGCTTCGACTATTTCAGGAGCTTTAATAGTTCTAACAAGTATAGTTCTTTGGGTATTTTCAAAATATGAAGAAAAAGAAAACAAAGTAGGTGAAAAAAATGTCAAATAA
- a CDS encoding ABC transporter ATP-binding protein, with protein sequence MEKKDIKIVNVNKSFDGVQILKDINLTIEQGEFFSIIGPSGCGKTTLLRMIAGFISPDSGAIYLGDENIVDLPPNLRNVNTIFQKYALFPHLNVFENVAFPLRIKKTDEKTINEEVMKYLKLVGLDEHSTKKVSQLSGGQQQRVSIARALINKPGVLLLDEPLSALDAKLRQNLLIELDLIHDEVGITFIFITHDQQEALSISDRIAVMNAGKVLQVGTPAEVYEAPADTFVADFLGENNFFSGKVTGIINEELAKIDLEGIGEIIIEQDKKVEIGDKVTVSLRPEKIRLSKNEITKSKNCINSVAVYVDEYIYSGFQSKYYVHLKNNKDLKFKIFLQHAAFFDDNDEKAIWWDEDAYITWDAFDGYLVEVESEKK encoded by the coding sequence TTGGAAAAAAAAGATATAAAAATAGTTAATGTAAACAAAAGTTTTGACGGAGTTCAAATTTTAAAAGATATTAACTTGACAATTGAACAAGGGGAGTTTTTTTCTATTATAGGACCATCAGGTTGTGGTAAAACCACCTTATTAAGAATGATAGCTGGATTTATTTCGCCTGATAGTGGAGCTATATATCTTGGTGATGAGAATATAGTTGACCTGCCACCAAATCTTAGAAACGTAAATACAATATTTCAAAAATATGCTCTTTTTCCTCATTTAAATGTTTTTGAAAATGTTGCTTTTCCTTTAAGGATAAAGAAAACAGATGAAAAAACAATAAATGAAGAAGTTATGAAATATTTGAAACTTGTTGGACTAGATGAACATAGCACAAAAAAGGTTAGTCAATTATCAGGAGGGCAACAACAAAGAGTTTCGATAGCAAGAGCCTTGATAAATAAACCAGGGGTTTTATTACTGGACGAACCTCTATCAGCTCTTGATGCAAAATTAAGACAAAATCTTTTGATAGAACTAGATTTAATTCATGATGAAGTTGGAATTACTTTTATCTTCATAACTCATGACCAACAAGAAGCTCTATCAATATCAGATAGAATAGCAGTTATGAATGCTGGAAAAGTTCTACAAGTTGGAACACCTGCTGAAGTTTATGAAGCACCAGCAGATACTTTTGTTGCTGATTTCTTAGGAGAAAACAATTTCTTCAGTGGAAAGGTAACAGGAATAATAAATGAAGAATTAGCAAAGATAGACTTAGAAGGTATAGGAGAAATAATAATAGAGCAAGATAAGAAAGTAGAAATTGGAGATAAGGTTACTGTTTCTTTAAGACCTGAAAAAATTAGACTTTCTAAGAATGAAATAACTAAGTCTAAAAACTGTATAAACAGTGTGGCTGTTTATGTTGACGAATATATATATTCAGGTTTCCAAAGTAAATATTATGTTCATCTAAAAAATAATAAGGATTTAAAATTTAAAATCTTCTTACAACACGCTGCCTTTTTTGATGATAATGATGAAAAAGCAATATGGTGGGACGAAGATGCATACATCACATGGGATGCTTTTGACGGCTATCTAGTGGAGGTGGAAAGTGAAAAAAAATAG
- a CDS encoding manganese efflux pump MntP family protein, with translation MSTIAVLITALALAMDAMSLSIYQGIASTENQKKQNFMKIILTFGIFQFAMALVGSLSGSLFVHYISLYSKYISFAIFLFLGLMMLKEALKKEKMEYDEKYLDIKTLIIMGVATSLDALLVGLTYSILPFHKVLLYTVEIGIITAIISGLGFILGGKFGDILGQKSHFLGAALLIFISINTLI, from the coding sequence ATGTCAACAATTGCTGTTTTAATAACTGCCTTAGCACTGGCTATGGATGCTATGTCTCTTTCTATCTATCAGGGAATAGCCTCTACAGAAAATCAGAAAAAACAAAATTTCATGAAAATTATATTAACATTTGGAATTTTTCAGTTTGCTATGGCATTAGTGGGCTCATTGTCAGGAAGCTTATTTGTTCACTATATTTCATTGTATTCAAAGTATATTTCTTTTGCAATCTTCTTATTTTTAGGACTGATGATGTTAAAGGAAGCCTTGAAAAAAGAGAAGATGGAATATGATGAGAAATACTTAGATATTAAAACTTTAATTATAATGGGAGTAGCTACAAGTTTAGATGCACTCTTAGTTGGGCTGACATATTCAATACTTCCTTTCCATAAAGTTTTATTATATACAGTTGAAATTGGGATTATAACAGCTATAATATCTGGATTAGGATTTATACTTGGAGGTAAATTTGGAGATATATTGGGACAAAAATCTCACTTTTTAGGGGCAGCACTTTTGATATTTATATCAATAAATACATTAATATAA
- a CDS encoding DUF4298 domain-containing protein, whose amino-acid sequence MKQKERIDKMEKILNNSTKLLEELEEILNKLDEDSKNYNELVKYYYSKNWARDKEDFEKDLLPDVEAAGVLTEDSIYDMMTTSSGLAIQMLELATKMLKR is encoded by the coding sequence ATGAAGCAAAAAGAAAGAATAGATAAAATGGAAAAAATACTTAATAATTCAACAAAATTACTTGAAGAATTAGAAGAAATTTTAAATAAATTAGATGAAGACTCTAAAAACTATAATGAGCTTGTGAAATATTATTATAGCAAGAATTGGGCAAGGGATAAGGAAGATTTTGAAAAGGATCTATTGCCAGATGTTGAAGCTGCTGGTGTTTTAACAGAAGATAGCATCTATGACATGATGACTACTAGTAGCGGATTAGCAATTCAAATGCTAGAACTTGCAACTAAAATGCTAAAAAGATAA
- the yihA gene encoding ribosome biogenesis GTP-binding protein YihA/YsxC yields MKIKKADFIKSAVYEKDYPEQLDKMEFAFVGRSNVGKSSLINSLTSRLKLARTSKTPGRTQLINYFLINDEFYIVDLPGYGFAKVPKEMKKQWGQTMERYIASKRKKLVFVLLDIRRVPSDEDIEMLEWLEYNEMDYKIIFTKIDKLSNNERAKQLKAIKTRLIFEKEDVFFHSSLTNKGRDEILTFMEEKLND; encoded by the coding sequence ATGAAAATAAAAAAGGCTGACTTTATAAAATCAGCAGTATATGAAAAAGATTACCCAGAACAATTAGATAAAATGGAATTTGCTTTCGTTGGAAGATCTAATGTTGGAAAGTCTTCTTTGATAAATAGTTTAACATCAAGATTGAAATTAGCAAGAACAAGTAAAACACCTGGTAGAACACAATTAATAAATTATTTCTTAATAAATGATGAATTCTATATAGTGGATTTACCAGGTTATGGATTTGCAAAAGTTCCTAAGGAAATGAAAAAACAATGGGGCCAAACTATGGAAAGATATATTGCAAGTAAAAGAAAAAAATTAGTTTTTGTTTTGCTTGACATAAGAAGAGTTCCAAGTGATGAAGACATAGAAATGCTTGAATGGCTTGAATATAATGAGATGGATTACAAAATTATATTTACAAAGATAGATAAATTATCAAATAACGAAAGAGCTAAACAATTGAAGGCAATTAAAACAAGACTTATCTTTGAAAAAGAAGATGTATTCTTCCATTCGTCTTTAACAAATAAAGGTAGAGATGAAATTCTAACTTTTATGGAAGAAAAATTAAATGACTAA